One Saccharomyces mikatae IFO 1815 strain IFO1815 genome assembly, chromosome: 16 genomic region harbors:
- the FCY1 gene encoding cytosine deaminase (similar to Saccharomyces cerevisiae FCY1 (YPR062W); ancestral locus Anc_3.351), whose amino-acid sequence MTTKWDQKGMDIAYEEAALGYKEGGVPIGGCLINNKDGSILGRGHNMRFQKGSATLHGEISTLENCGRLEGKVYKDTTLYTTLSPCDMCTGAIIMYGIPRCVVGENVNFKSEGEKYLQSRGHEVVVIDDERCKKIMKQFIDERPQDWFEDIGE is encoded by the coding sequence ATGACGACTAAGTGGGATCAAAAGGGGATGGACATTGCATATGAGGAAGCTGCTCTGGGTTACAAAGAAGGCGGTGTTCCTATTGGCGGATGTCttatcaataataaagacGGAAGTATTCTGGGTCGTGGCCATAACATGAGATTTCAAAAGGGATCTGCCACATTGCACGGTGAGATTTCCACTTTGGAAAACTGTGGGAGACTAGAGGGTAAAGTGTACAAGGATACCACTTTGTATACCACTTTGTCTCCATGCGACATGTGTACAGGTGCCATCATCATGTATGGTATTCCACGCTGTGTCGTCGGTGAGAAcgtcaatttcaaaagtgAGGGAGAGAAATATTTACAAAGTAGGGGTCACGAAGTTGTTGTTATTGACGATGAAAGatgtaaaaaaatcatgaaaCAATTTATCGATGAAAGACCTCAGGATTGGTTTGAGGACATCGGTGAGTAG
- the UBA3 gene encoding NEDD8-activating protein UBA3 (similar to Saccharomyces cerevisiae UBA3 (YPR066W); ancestral locus Anc_3.356), with protein sequence MDCKILVLGAGGLGCEILKNLAMLSFVKQVHIVDMDTIELTNLNRQFLFRDADIDKPKAQVAAQYVNSRFPQLQVVPHVQDLTTLPPSFYKDFQFIISGLDAIEPRRYINEILVKLTLESNYEICIPFIDGGTEGLKGHVKTIIPGITACWECSIDTLPSQQDTVPMCTIANNPRCIEHIVEYVSTVKYPELDVESTANVEFILEKCYERAARFNISTEKLSTEFILGIIKSIIPSVSTTNAMVAATCCTQMVKIYNDLIDLENGNNFTLINCSEGCFMYSFKFERLPGCQVCSCDSN encoded by the coding sequence ATGGACTGCAAGATATTAGTGTTAGGCGCGGGTGGTCTAGGTTGTGAAATCCTCAAAAATTTGGCGATGCTAAGTTTTGTCAAGCAGGTTCATATTGTTGATATGGATACTATCGAATTGACAAATTTAAACagacaatttcttttccgtGATGCAGACATAGATAAGCCAAAAGCTCAGGTAGCAGCCCAATATGTAAACTCACGATTTCCTCAGCTGCAGGTCGTTCCTCATGTGCAGGACCTTACCACTCTACCCCCGAGCTTTTATAAGGACTTCCAATTTATCATCTCGGGACTGGATGCCATTGAACCACGTCGTTACATCAATGAAATTCTCGTGAAGCTCACCTTGGAATCCAATTATGAAATTTGTATCCCCTTCATAGATGGTGGAACAGAGGGCCTCAAGGGTCATGTAAAGACAATCATCCCGGGCATCACTGCATGTTGGGAATGTTCCATCGATACCTTGCCTTCACAACAGGATACCGTACCAATGTGCACGATCGCCAACAACCCTCGCTGCATCGAGCACATTGTTGAGTACGTCTCAACGGTAAAATACCCCGAGCTAGATGTTGAGTCTACGGCGAATGTTGAATTTATTTTGGAGAAGTGCTACGAAAGAGCTGCAAGATTTAACATCTCTACGGAGAAGCTATCAACAGAATTTATCCTGGGTATAATCAAGAGTATCATACCGAGTGTAAGCACTACAAATGCAATGGTTGCCGCCACATGCTGCACACAGATGGTTAAGATATACAATGATCTAATCGACTTGGAAAACGGTAATAATTTTACTCTGATTAACTGCTCCGAAGGTTGCTTTATGTATAGCTTTAAGTTCGAACGGTTACCCGGCTGTCAGGTTTGCTCTTGCGATTCCAACTAA
- the SMKI16G2250 gene encoding uncharacterized protein (similar to Saccharomyces cerevisiae YPR063C; ancestral locus Anc_3.352) translates to MTLNNVARPDLCVSYKKIAPPKGLYTATPSISGVVNQSMPMAAIFLRNKFIAWFSLIQSVHYYLNTDEDIVAAYKEDKTPSTMDQPPVIKLFMSLIGLCVCYMNLAFPQQIAPPSSSASKGKTETVVETTTEVETETTKQ, encoded by the exons ATGACTTTGAATAACGTTGCAAGACCGGACCTCTGTGTTTC GTACAAGAAAATTGCACCACCAAAAGGGCTATATACTGCTACACCAAGCATATCTGGTGTGGTTAATCAATCGATGCCAATGGCCGCTATTTTCTTGAGAAACAAGTTCATCGCGTGGTTTTCCTTGATTCAAAGTGTACACTACTATCTTAACACCGACGAAGACATCGTTGCCGCCTACAAGGAAGACAAGACCCCATCCACTATGGACCAACCTCCCGTGATCAAGCTATTTATGAGTCTAATTGGGCTGTGTGTTTGTTACATGAACTTGGCTTTCCCTCAGCAAATAGCTCCACCATCGTCTAGCGCTTCAAAGGGCAAAACTGAAACTGTGGTTGAGACGACCACCGAAGTTGAGACCGAAACAACCAAACAGTAG
- the ARO7 gene encoding chorismate mutase ARO7 (similar to Saccharomyces cerevisiae ARO7 (YPR060C); ancestral locus Anc_3.349) — MDFTKPETVLNLQNIRDELVRMEDSIIFKFIERSHFATCPSVYKENHPGLEIPDFKGSFLDWALSNLEIAHSRIRRFESPDETPFFPDKIQKSFLPSINYPQILAPYAPEVNYNDKIKRVYIEKIIPLISKNDGDDKNNFGSVATRDIECLQSLSRRIHFGKFVAEAKFQSDIPLYTKLINDKDVEGIMENITNSAVEEKILERLTKKAEVYGVDPTKKSGERRITPEYLVKIYKEIVIPITKEVEVEYLLRRLEE; from the coding sequence ATGGATTTCACCAAACCAGAAACTGTTTTAAACTTACAAAATATTAGAGATGAATTAGTGAGAATGGAAGATTCGATTATCTTCAAGTTTATTGAGAGATCACATTTTGCAACATGTCCTTCAGTGTATAAGGAAAACCATCCAGGTTTGGAAATACCAGATTTCAAAGGTTCATTTTTAGATTGGGCCCTTTCGAATCTCGAAATTGCGCATTCTCGAATAAGAAGATTTGAATCTCCTGATGAGACTCCCTTCTTCCCTGACAAGATTCAAAAATCATTCTTACCGAGCATCAACTACCCACAAATTTTGGCGCCCTATGCTCCAGAGGTCAATTATAACGATAAGATTAAAAGAGTttacattgaaaaaatcatacCATTAATCTCGAAaaatgatggtgatgacaAGAACAACTTTGGTTCTGTTGCCACGAGGGATATAGAGTGTTTGCAAAGCTTGAGTAGAAGGATTCATTTTGGTAAATTTGTTGCTGAAGCCAAGTTCCAATCAGATATTCCGTTATACACGAAACTGATCAATGATAAGGATGTCGAGGGAATAATGGAGAATATCACCAATTCTGccgttgaagaaaaaattttagaaAGATTAACTAAGAAAGCTGAAGTCTACGGTGTGGATCCCACTAAAAAGTCAGgtgaaagaagaattactCCTGAATACTTGGTAAAAATTTACAAGGAAATCGTTATTCCTATTACAAAAGAAGTTGAAGTGGAATATCTGCTGAGAAGATTGGAAGAGTAA
- the ISA2 gene encoding Isa2p (similar to Saccharomyces cerevisiae ISA2 (YPR067W); ancestral locus Anc_3.357), protein MQTKLLFTRLRFRLPPTTLHHFPLRCFPLQRSFYSDLAINEPLITPKRIINETPGLNLSISERASNRLAEIYRDNNENLRISVESGGCHGFQYNLTLEPASKSDMKTDAKDKEFSDSLDGDDEPTDIIYVLPEDEGRVIIDNKSLDILNNTTLTYTNELIGSSFKIVNGRLKSSCGCGSSFDIES, encoded by the coding sequence ATGCAGACTAAATTATTGTTTACCAGACTACGCTTTAGACTTCCTCCCACCACTTTGCATCATTTTCCCCTCAGATGTTTCCCACTGCAGAGATCTTTTTACTCCGATTTGGCCATTAACGAGCCTTTAATTACAccgaaaagaataataaatgaGACACCTGGATTGAACTTGTCTATTTCTGAAAGAGCTTCGAACAGACTAGCTGAAATTTACCGCGATAATAATGAGAATTTAAGAATTAGCGTGGAAAGTGGCGGTTGTCACGGTTTTCAATACAACTTGACCCTAGAACCCGCTTCCAAGTCTGATATGAAGACTGATGCAAAAGATAAAGAGTTTTCCGATAGTCTcgatggtgatgatgagCCTACAGATATAATATACGTGTTACCCGAAGACGAGGGTCGCGTTATCATAGACAATAAATCGTTAGACATTTTGAATAACACTACTTTGACATATACTAATGAATTGATTGGTTCTTCGTTCAAAATAGTCAATGGCAGGTTGAAAAGTAGTTGCGGATGTGGAAGTAGCTTCGATATCGAAAGCTAG
- the HOS1 gene encoding histone deacetylase (similar to Saccharomyces cerevisiae HOS1 (YPR068C); ancestral locus Anc_3.362), whose translation MSKLVISTSIFQSQVADLLPCNNHQKSQLTYSLLNAYNLLQCFDNVLSFPYVKKAELLEFHSREYIDYLINSRFNKMLPQDINDNIVEAKWSELIEMADNWNEKVNHEPSQDLQRFTSREDLYNYYQSHLATLENGSDSGSDDDVIVDDGTTDSYILDSKAKQYNLEGDCPIFSYLPMYCQVTTGATLRLLEHLSPADRLIGINWDGGRHHAFKQRASGFCYINDVVLLIQRLRKIKLNKITYLDFDLHHGDGVEKAFQYSKQIQTISVHIYEPGFFPGTGSLDDSRGGKNVVNIPLKHGCDDSYLNLIASKIINPLIDKHDPEVLIIECGGDGLLGDRFNEWQLTVRGLSETIINFIKRYSQAHIFLLGGGGYNDLLMSRFYTYLTWCVAKQFSAIQYQDNDLSQDDPFNIHEDDDSEQLIKEHEFVEMYNEENYQYWIYEMEGSSRMKTLRNDNKVEDIVELMEFYGL comes from the coding sequence ATGTCAAAGCTGGTCATATCAACGTCAATCTTTCAATCTCAAGTTGCAGATTTACTCCCATGCAACAATCACCAAAAATCACAACTAACATATTCTCTATTAAACGCTTACAATCTTCTTCAGTGTTTTGACAATGTACTATCGTTTCCATATGTTAAGAAGGCCGAGCTACTTGAGTTTCATTCGAGAGAATATATCGATTATTTGATCAATAGCAGATTCAATAAAATGTTGCCGCAAGATATAAACGATAACATAGTAGAGGCTAAATGGAGTGAGCTGATTGAAATGGCTGATAACTGGAACGAAAAAGTTAACCACGAACCATCACAAGATCTTCAAAGGTTCACTTCAAGAGAAGATCTCTATAATTATTATCAGAGTCATTTAGCGACGCTTGAAAATGGCAGCGACAGCGGTAGTGACGATGACGTGATAGTAGATGACGGAACAACAGATTCTTATATCCTAGACTCTAAAGCAAAACAGTATAACTTAGAAGGAGATTGCCCAATTTTCTCGTACCTTCCTATGTACTGTCAAGTGACTACGGGTGCGACTTTGAGGTTGCTGGAGCATCTTTCACCGGCAGACCGTCTTATAGGTATAAATTGGGATGGTGGAAGGCACCATGCTTTCAAACAAAGGGCAAGCGGATTTTGCTACATAAATGACGTGGTATTGTTAATTCAAAGATTGCGGAAAATAAAGCTGAATAAAATCACCTATCTTGACTTCGACTTACATCATGGTGACGGTGTGGAAAAGGCTTTTCAATACTCTAAACAAATACAAACAATTTCAGTACATATTTACGAGCCTGGGTTTTTCCCTGGAACAGGCTCCTTAGATGATTCACGAGGGGGTAAGAACGTGGTTAATATACCTTTAAAGCACGGTTGCGATGACAgttatttgaatttgatcGCATCCAAAATTATCAACCCTCTAATAGATAAGCACGATCCTGAAGTTTTAATAATTGAATGTGGTGGTGATGGGCTTCTAGGTGATAGATTCAACGAATGGCAATTGACTGTAAGAGGACTTTCTGAAACCATCATAAATTTCATAAAGAGATATTCACAAGCGCACATATTCCTACTCGGAGGGGGTGGATATAACGACTTATTGATGAGTAGATTTTACACGTACTTGACCTGGTGTGTTGCGAAGCAATTTTCCGCAATACAATATCAAGACAATGATTTAAGCCAAGATGATCCCTTTAATATTcatgaagatgatgattcTGAACAACTTATAAAAGAGCATGAGTTCGTAGAAATGTACAACGAAGAGAACTACCAGTATTGGATATATGAGATGGAAGGTAGTTCTCGGATGAAGACATTAAGAAATGACAATAAGGTCGAAGATATAGTCGAACTCATGGAATTTTATGGACTGTAA
- the ROX1 gene encoding Rox1p (similar to Saccharomyces cerevisiae ROX1 (YPR065W); ancestral locus Anc_3.354), whose product MNPKSSTPKIPRPKNAFILFRQHYHRILIDEWTAQGVEIPHNSNISKIIGTKWKGLQPEEKAHWEDLAKKEKLEHERKYPEYKYKPIRKSKKKQLLLKEVEEQQQQQTQQAQTQPQPQLQQPFNNNIVLMKRAHSLSPSSSVSSSNSYQFQLNNDFRRLPIPSVSSPNYMVSRPLNGLPLAHDKAVRDLPQLSSQFHSIPHYSAPHDSATRHHYLNIAQAQPRANSTPQLPLISSIINSSNQTSVTNSTATTTTTATSSPSKLSSSPNSSIFENNRLNSINNSNQYLPPPLLPSLQDFQLDQYQQLKQMGPTYIVKPLSHTRNNLLSTTTPTHHHIPHIPNQNIPLHQIINSNNEVTAKTSLVSPK is encoded by the coding sequence ATGAATCCTAAATCGTCCACTCCCAAGATTCCAAGACCTAAGAACGCTTTTATTCTGTTCAGACAGCACTACCATAGGATTTTGATAGACGAATGGACCGCTCAAGGCGTGGAAATACCCCACAATTCCAACATTTCCAAAATTATTGGAACCAAATGGAAGGGTTTACAACCAGAAGAAAAGGCCCACTGGGAGGATCTGGCgaagaaggaaaaactAGAACACGAGAGGAAGTATCCTGAGTATAAATACAAGCCAATAAGAAAgtcgaagaagaagcaacTACTTTTAAAGGAAGTTGAagaacagcagcagcagcaaaCGCAACAAGCACAAACACAGCCACAGCCACAGTTACAACAGCCtttcaacaataatattgttttgatgaaaagggCACATTCCCTCTCACCATCTTCTTCCGTCTCAAGCTCGAACAGCTACCAGTTCCAGCTGAACAATGATTTTAGAAGATTGCCTATTCCATCTGTTAGCTCTCCCAACTATATGGTTTCTAGGCCTTTGAATGGGTTGCCTTTGGCACACGACAAAGCAGTAAGAGATCTACCGCAACTGTCATCTCAATTTCATTCTATCCCACATTATTCCGCTCCGCATGACTCTGCGACGAGACATCATTATCTCAACATTGCGCAAGCTCAACCAAGAGCTAACTCTACTCCACAATTGCCCTTAATTTCATCCATAATTAACAGCAGCAACCAAACATCGGTCACAAATAGTAcggcaacaacaacaacaactgCAACATCATCTCCTAGTAAACTCTCCTCTTCCCCCAACTCTTCTATATTCGAGAACAATAGATTGAACAGTATCAACAACTCTAACCAATATCTTCCACCACCCCTATTGCCCTCTCTGCAAGACTTTCAATTGGATCAATACCAGCAGCTCAAGCAAATGGGGCCAACGTATATCGTCAAGCCATTATCTCATACCAGGAATAACCTGTTATCTACAACTACCCCTACGCACCACCACATTCCTCATATTCCAAATCAAAACATTCCActtcatcaaataataaattCGAACAATGAAGTCACTGCCAAAACTAGTCTAGTTTCTCCAAAATGA
- the SPE3 gene encoding spermidine synthase (similar to Saccharomyces cerevisiae SPE3 (YPR069C); ancestral locus Anc_3.363), with the protein MAQEITHPTIVDGWFREISDTMWPGQAMTLKVEKVLHHEKSKYQDVLIFKSTTYGNVLVLDNVIQATERDEFAYQEMIAHLALNSHPNPKKVLVIGGGDGGVLREVVKHESVEEAWLCDIDEAVIRLSKEFLPEMAASYSHPKVKTHIGDGFQFLRDYQNTFDVIITDSSDPEGPAETLFQKEYFELLNSALTERGVITTQAESMWIHLPIIKDLKKACSEVFPVAEYSFVTIPTYPTGTIGFMVCSKDKNCNVKKPLREISDEKEEEVYRYYNKKIHEASFILPTWAAKELN; encoded by the coding sequence ATGGCACAAGAAATCACGCACCCAACTATTGTAGACGGCTGGTTCAGAGAAATATCTGATACCATGTGGCCAGGTCAAGCCATGACCTTAAAAGTGGAAAAAGTTTTGCACCacgaaaaatcaaaatatcAAGACGTTTTGATCTTCAAATCTACTACTTATGGTAACGTGTTAGTCTTAGATAATGTCATTCAAGCCACCGAACGCGATGAGTTTGCATACCAAGAAATGATTGCTCATCTTGCCTTAAACTCCCATCCAAATCCTAAAAAAGTCCTTGTTATCGGCGGGGGTGATGGAGGTGTCTTAAGAGAAGTTGTTAAGCACGAATCTGTGGAGGAAGCTTGGTTATGTGACATCGATGAGGCTGTTATCAGATTATCAAAGGAGTTTTTGCCAGAGATGGCTGCATCCTATTCCCACCCAAAGGTTAAGACGCACATTGGCGATGGTTTCCAATTCCTGAGAGATTATCAAAACACTTTTGATGTAATCATTACTGATTCTTCTGACCCAGAAGGTCCAGCTGAGACTTTGTTCCAGAAGGAATATTTCGAGCTGTTGAACAGTGCCTTGACAGAAAGGGGCGTAATCACAACTCAGGCTGAAAGTATGTGGATTCACCTGCCAATTATTAAGGACCTAAAAAAGGCTTGTTCCGAAGTTTTCCCCGTTGCAGAATATTCATTCGTTACCATCCCAACTTATCCAACTGGTACAATTGGTTTTATGGTTTGTTCCAAAGATAAAAACTGCAATGTGAAAAAGCCACTACGTGAAATCTCTGATGAAAAGGAGGAAGAAGTATACAGATATtataacaagaaaattcatGAAGCTTCTTTCATCTTACCAACCTGGGCTGCTAAAGAATTGAATTAG
- the JID1 gene encoding Jid1p (similar to Saccharomyces cerevisiae JID1 (YPR061C); ancestral locus Anc_3.350), producing the protein MLQSKFIYPFIVKWRVPCIEKSPLQITFIAEYATINDRNGNKKLPIKDEQWPKLKEPTPYDIFGISKVGSGSSKLDRKSLKKKYHRYVKMYHPDHSDNILIFSSDKVNDSSSSKSPLLLTSSEKLYRFKVISQAYDILCDPKKKIIYDTTKQGWTTPYSPSSNINTENYQYAGSYGYHSNAQYEYWNAGTWEDANSMKNEKIKENLNPWTIIGIVGGLAICIEGAALLTKIQESLSKAEFTHEESELHLIQSYTNYGLDTDKFSRLRRFLWFRTWGLYKSKEDLDREAKNNEEMIRKLQTTK; encoded by the coding sequence atgtTGCAGAGTAAGTTCATATATCCATTCATAGTCAAGTGGCGCGTACCATGTATAGAAAAGTCTCCCCTACAAATCACTTTTATAGCTGAGTACGCCACAATAAACGATCGGAATGGCAACAAGAAACTTCCCATAAAGGATGAGCAATGGCCTAAACTAAAAGAACCAACTCCTTACGATATATTCGGCATTTCAAAAGTTGGATCTGGAAGTTCCAAGTTGGATAGGAAatcattaaagaaaaaatatcaccGCTATGTCAAAATGTACCATCCTGATCATTCTGATAACATCCTGATATTCAGCTCAGATAAAGTTAACgatagtagtagtagtaaaTCACCATTGCTGCTAACGTCAAGCGAGAAACTATATAGATTTAAAGTCATTTCTCAAGCATATGATATTCTTTGTGacccaaagaaaaaaatcatatacGATACCACAAAACAAGGTTGGACCACACCATATTCACCATCTTCCAACATAAATACTGAAAACTATCAATATGCAGGCTCGTATGGCTACCACTCCAATGCGCAGTATGAATATTGGAATGCTGGGACTTGGGAGGATGCAAATAgtatgaaaaatgaaaaaatcaaagaaaacctCAATCCGTGGACTATTATTGGCATAGTTGGTGGCCTCGCCATATGCATCGAAGGTGCTGCACTATTAACGAAAATCCAGGAATCCTTAAGCAAGGCCGAATTTACCCATGAGGAAAGTGAATTACATTTGATTCAGTCATACACAAATTATGGTCTAGATACTGATAAATTTTCACGGTTGAGACGGTTTTTGTGGTTCAGGACCTGGGGTCTTTACAAATCAAAAGAGGATTTAGATAGAGAAGCCaagaataatgaagaaatgatACGAAAATTGCAAACAACTAAGTAA
- the BRR1 gene encoding Brr1p (similar to Saccharomyces cerevisiae BRR1 (YPR057W); ancestral locus Anc_3.347), translating to MKRRESQAPDSVFGQSRAFALSDSSVNPDVIKYLSSVRQEALRTNAISVKNQMDVQKRMRHKSSMYDDEDEHTTKRNAIPPPLVKLQNNVNIWIEWFNTVKATVLTSAYEFTGYDDKTLDLLLVYLKNYLKDIPSKSTTVEKIMNILNQNFFPAELEQQDNEFEIDEEWVQDILMKLAKTSFNSVEDIKNIITEGDKHELSGYNQWFKYIINNEPRHATFCDKIKFKQLWVLVKYMSNTWIKEIYKKGKHYRSLQGWLFYILVHIPEKLTAEYTSILRDLGKKCLELIQKKPIGVYKDEIILPMEMRELDLKIPSTIKDVTIIELTICVVAVNYGQKDLIE from the coding sequence ATGAAAAGACGAGAAAGCCAGGCTCCTGATTCTGTTTTTGGTCAGTCCCGTGCATTTGCTTTGTCTGATTCTTCAGTAAATCCCGATGTCATTAAATACCTGAGCAGTGTTAGGCAAGAGGCACTAAGAACTAATGCCATATCAGTCAAGAATCAAATGGATGTACAGAAAAGGATGCGCCACAAATCCAGCATgtatgatgatgaggatgaacATACCACCAAAAGAAATGCTATCCCGCCGCCCTTGGTtaaacttcaaaataatGTAAACATATGGATAGAATGGTTTAACACTGTAAAAGCAACGGTACTGACGAGCGCCTACGAATTTACCGGTTATGACGACAAAACACTGGATCTATTATTGGTTTACCTGAAGaattatttgaaagatataCCTAGCAAAAGTACtacagttgaaaaaattatgaaTATCCTCAATCAAAACTTCTTTCCTGCGGAATTGGAACAGCAGGATAATGAATTTGagattgatgaagaatggGTACAGGATATTTTAATGAAGTTGGCGAAAACTAGTTTTAATAGTGTTGAGgatataaagaatattatcACTGAAGGAGATAAACATGAACTGAGTGGGTACAACCAATGGTTCAAATACATTATAAACAATGAGCCACGACATGCTACGTTTTGTGACAAAATTAAATTTAAGCAGTTATGGGTCCTAGTTAAATATATGTCCAATACATggataaaagaaatctaCAAGAAAGGGAAACACTATCGCAGCCTACAAGGTTGgttattttatatactgGTACATATACCCGAAAAACTTACGGCAGAGTACACCAGCATTTTGAGGGATTTAGGAAAGAAGTGCCTTGAAttaattcaaaagaaacctATTGGGGTTTATAAGGATGAAATAATACTTCCGATGGAGATGCGTGAATTAGATCTCAAGATACCATCTACAATTAAAGATGTAACGATAATAGAACTGACCATTTGTGTTGTAGCAGTCAACTATGGTCAAAAGGACTTGATAGAATAG
- the YMC1 gene encoding organic acid transporter (similar to Saccharomyces cerevisiae YMC2 (YBR104W) and YMC1 (YPR058W); ancestral locus Anc_3.348) — protein MSEEFPTPQLIDDLEQHPQHDNARVVKDLLAGTAGGIAQVLVGQPFDTTKVRLQTSSTPTTAMEVVKKLLANEGPRGFYKGTLIPLIGVGACVSLQFGVNEAMKRFFHQRNTNESSTLSLPQYYACGVTGGIVNSFLASPIEHIRIRLQTQTGSGADAEFKGPLDCIKKLRNNKGLLRGLTPTILREGHGCGTYFLVYEALIANQINSKHGLERKDIPAWKLCIFGALSGTALWLMVYPLDVIKSVMQTDNLQKPKFGNSIPSVAKNLYSRGGIAAFFKGFGPTMLRAAPANGATFATFELAMRLLG, from the coding sequence ATGTCTGAAGAATTCCCAACTCCCCAACTAATCGATGATTTGGAGCAACATCCACAGCATGATAATGCTCGTGTCGTGAAGGATTTGCTTGCAGGTACAGCAGGTGGTATTGCACAAGTGCTAGTTGGTCAACCTTTTGACACGACAAAAGTTCGACTTCAGACATCGAGCACTCCAACCACTGCCATGGAAGTAGTCAAAAAGCTGCTTGCTAATGAGGGCCCTCGTGGGTTTTACAAAGGAACTCTCATCCCGTTAATCGGTGTTGGTGCATGTGTTTCACTACAATTTGGTGTTAATGAAGCTATGAAGAGATTCTTTCATCAGCGTAACACTAATGAATCTTCAACTTTGTCACTACCACAATATTATGCATGTGGTGTCACAGGCGGTATAGTGAACTCATTCTTGGCGTCTCCAATTGAGCATATTAGAATTCGCTTGCAAACGCAAACTGGTTCAGGTGCCGACGCAGAATTCAAGGGACCTTTAGATTGCATCAAGAAACTGAGAAATAACAAAGGATTGCTACGTGGTTTGACACCCACAATATTGAGAGAAGGTCATGGATGCGGTACGTATTTTTTAGTATATGAAGCACTGATTGCGAACCAAATAAACAGCAAACATGGACTGGAAAGAAAGGACATTCCTGCGTGGAAACTGTGTATTTTTGGAGCATTATCCGGTACTGCCTTGTGGTTGATGGTATATCCGTTAGATGTTATTAAGTCCGTCATGCAGACGGATAATTTACAAAAGCCCAAGTTTGGTAACTCTATTCCCAGTGTTGCGAAGAATTTATACTCCAGGGGAGGCATTGCAgcctttttcaaaggatTCGGACCTACCATGCTAAGAGCAGCACCAGCTAATGGAGCCACTTTTGCCACATTTGAATTGGCAATGAGATTATTAGGCTGA